The stretch of DNA CGGGCGTGCGCCGGAGCCCCGCGCGCTTCCAGCTGCTCGCCCGCGGCGGGGACgacgccggccgcggcggccgccgcgcgtggAGGGGACTGCTCCGGCGGCTGGTGCGCGAGAGCAAGAGCATCTGCAGCAACGCCTGCagggcgcccgccgccgccgccaccttcaaGTACGACGCCGACAGCTACGCCAAGAACTTCGACTCCGGACGCTGGCGCCCATGCGCTGCCAACGCCGGCGGTGGCCACGCGCTCTCGCCGCTGCCGGGCGGGCGGCCGGTTGATCAATCCAGAAGCGAGAGCTAGCTTTTAGCTGTAGATTCTTGCGTACCTTTTCCCGCACTTGTTTTTTTTGGTTAGTTCGGTTGTAGCTGTTGATCTTGAGACGGTAGTTGCAACGCCGGTGTCGGGGATGACGATGACTTCAACAATCACCATGCCGTTGCTTGTACAGAGGATTGGGGATGTCTCAAGCAGAGTTCTCGCGAAACTATCTCTGTATGTCCGCCACCTGATTCTCGATTTCCTTGCCCTCAAGATTTCTTGTGAACTGTGATGAACTTGCAATCTTATTAATTGTTTTTGGAAgaagcaaaaaaaaagagagaaaaaggcaACTCAGCTCACTGTCCTAGAAAGTATAAAAAGGGGCACTTGTCAGAAAAGAATGAGCGAATTTGGTTGGAATTGGAAAGGGAATGGGAGTGGCGAGACAAATTGTTTAAACAGAAAAGCGAGCGAAAAGCAACGCGGTGCTGATCAACCATCTGGGGAAAATCATCATGCGCTTACCAGTAAACATGATACCGACGCGATCGATcatgagcgagcgagcgagctgaGACGACTCAAAAGGGGCAGCGCTTCACTGTCAGTGGCCATGTCTAGTCAGCATCGAACTCAATAGCTAAACCGTGTGGAATTGATCCATGGATCTGCATCTGACGTCAGACGCCCAGAGCATcagtaccaccaccaccattTCCCTTGCTTGCAAAGCGAAGCAGCCGGATCGGGTCTCTCGTCGAGCGCGGCCTGTTGGGTCCCGGCCACACTGTTGGGTCGTATCCGTCTTGACCTGGCATCTCCGGCATGGCATTGCTTGTGGCGAGGGCGAGAGGATTTGGTCGGGTGCCTGCagttggttggttggttggttcTTTCGTCCTGAATTCTGATGTCGTGACATCTGATGAAGACCGGCGGCTACAATTGGTGACAGTACTACTGGTGATCCTTGATTTTGCGTGATTGCCAACAGCATCAGCAACGGCATCGCCGCCcctcccgcagcgccgccccgcgccccgccgtaTCTCCCGCGCCCCACCTCCTGCCTCCCGCAGCATCTCCCGCGCGACCGGGATGGAGGACGCCGGTCGTGCCCgcctctgtgcgggacgcagaGCACCTCCCCCATTTACCGGACGGTATAGAGAGCATCGGTAGAGCGGTAGAGAAGTTACAGTGTCCTCCATAATAGAGAACGGATTGGTTTAGAGCATACCGCTGGAGATAGCCTGAGCAGGGTGCGCTGGAGAATGTCAGGCCGACAGGCCGCGACAGTGCCAGGTATGACTGGGGCATCTGGACCTCGGTTTTGGTGCGGTGTTGATTTAGCTTTGAATGGACGCCCCCAAGGAATGGAACGGTACCGTCGTAGATGCAGAATTGCAAGGACCATAGGGTTGTTAGTACGTTGTGTTGGTGCTAAGATGACGGCCGCCATTATGTTCGTCtgttcgaacttgatgaacctGCTGTTTCACGTGTCGACGAACTTTGGATGGATCATATATGGTAACGGCAAGCCCCTAGCACAAGGACTCCGTGGCCCAATGGATAAGGCGCTGGTCTACGGAACCAGAGATTCTGGGTTCGATCCCCAGCGGAGTCGGTTGCTGTTTTTTTTCATTTTCCTTCTCTAATATATTTATTTTTTCTTTGCCACCTCTAATTTGATATTGGGAGTGTACCAACATAACAAGTCTAATAGATTTGCAAGTTTAAGACGGTTAGCTTGTCAGAAGGTTGATGAGAAACTGTTAGAGAGCGCCGACAGTGTCACATTATTGCGAAACATTGTCAGAAGGTTAGGAGAAACTGCGGGTGAGCCCTGACAGACACATTATTGCGAAACATTTGTCAGAGCCATTTTCCAGGAAAACGAATAGAGTAGATATTTTGTGAGACAAAGGGAGTATTTACAACTCAGCTGTCCAAAACCGTCCAAATCAAAGCCCACGCCACAACTACAAGCCCAGGGTTGGGGGAAGAACAACTTGATCTTTAATACTTCGGATATACTACACTGATTGTAGCACAAGTTGGAAACGTATGATCCAACACCAGAAAACACCATAGCATGAAACCATTGTCCAGATTAGTTGCCATTACTCTACTTCGCCACCCTCAAAGTTGACAATCCGTGGTCATTGAGAGGCACCACCAACATACAAATGCAATTGCATACTACTAAAAAGTGGTAATAAATGCAGTAAAAGAGACTTCAAACGATATCAGAAGCACGGAAACTACTACTGTCATTCAGCTGCCACAGATCCCATAAAACCCTATGGTGTCCATACTTTGCCAGGTCACTTGCGCGCTTCAGCCTTCCTCTCCTCTTTGGCTGCCAACATTAGCAAGTGTCAGCATTGTAGTGCAGTGGAGCATGTAATAATAAAACGAATTTCAGGATAAGTTAGGACTAGAAAAAGCGTGAGGTTGCTGCTATAACTATCTGGCTTTACATTGAATTAAGTGTGTGCAGTATGAAAGAGAGTCGGTGACTGCTTAACAAAAGAACATGAAGGGACATGACAAAGCAAATTTTCATTGCAAGCTGCTTATGACAAATATCCAGCTATGAAGCTTTTAATCTCGAAACAAGGTAAGGTGTCCAACAAGCTTGCTCCTAACAGGCGAAAGTAGCAAGAGACATACCAGCTTTTTCCTCTTCACGCTTCTTTGCAGCTTCTGCTCTTTGTTGCCGAATTAAAGTAAGGCGCTCTACATTTGCAAAATGACAGATAAAAATCATGAATGTTTTGCAAAAAGGAGAGAATACTAAAGTTCAGAGCATTGAAATAGTACATGTCAGTAATTGAATCTTCACCAGTCTAGGCTTTGCGCAAATGACATAACAGCAGGTTATTACTTTTAGCAGAAACTTCTTTTTTGGTGGTGCATCAACATGAATAAAATAGTTACTATCACTGACTCTCCAAAGTACAAGATCTAAGTACAAAACAAACCATATAAAGGATAGAGGCAATGTTTCACCTAAATCTTTCCGAGCCTGTTCTGTTTTTCCTTGCTCCTGACGCTTCATATAACGCTCATGAGATTGCTGTTTCTCAAGCTCCTCTCTGCAGCAAGAAGGCTCATAAGAACAATGAAAATACTAATATTGTATTACAGGTATAAATATTTGATCATAATACTACTGAAAGACTGTAAAATTGCAGCTATCCAACAATCAATAATGTACATTTAACATTCTTTTTTACTTTTCTTACAAAAAGGTCAAAAAGCAGCTTCAATAGAAGTATTCTTTCATGCTTTCCAAACATGGTATTAACAAAATCTTCAGTATGGAAACAAATAAAACATAGCATGCAGTGAAAACATGTGCTATTGATTAACAAGAATGCAAGTTTATGAACCTACCTTTCACGCCTGGACATGTCAGTTGTCTTACCAATCTGCGCCAGTACAAAATTAGTTAGCTTAGGCGTTAGGGATTTCAAAACATGTTAACAACAGAAAACAACATATACAAAGGGAAAAGAATATGAACCTCTGATCAAGATAACAACATTTTGAAGCACTAGCAGGTTCAGTAAATACATTTAGTATAACTTCACCGTGTAAGTACAGTGCCATTACCCTTATTCCAACTCTTATTAATTATTCAAGTATGTTTATATAGCATCACATTTTCTCTTAATAGATGAGTAAATTTTCTTCCTAAAGCATACCCATACAAGTCTACCACCATCGTCATCCCCAAAGAACATTATACTATATTTGACCATAAGCAGTAAACAATCATTAAGTATCCCACTTACATCAATGTCTTTGGGTTTTATGTTCTTTGGTTTCACCAGGTTTGGATTCTCAATCTCAATAAGACCTTCTGTACCTTTGTATTTCTGATGGTATGAAAAAAAAACAGTTTATCATAAGATCAAACAATGTAAACAACGAAGTTGAATGTAAGGAAGAGTTCCAATATCTTACGGGTTTTGCAAAATCTTCAGATTCTTCTTCCTGTTCTGGTTCTCCCCTTCTATCATAGACATCATTTTCACCTTGCTAAAGTTTGATTACATAAACACAAGTCAGCCACCAAAACGAGCATGAGATGATCATATAGTCACATAACATGTGCTTTAATTCAAAGAAAATGTTAGCTATGCTCATCACTTTTAGTCTGCAATTAGAACAGGAACCTGGTTTTGAACACAAGTAGGTTGTACAAATTAAGCAATTCAGTTGCTAACTCAGAAGTAAATCCTATTGCATGTTCAGAGTAGAAGAGAAAATAAGAGAAACAGAGGTAGCAATTGCTCAATGGAACATCAGTACAGTAAAGTTGAAAAGAAAGGGTGGTTGCAAACCTTCTTAAAGGTTCTTGGACGGTCTGCTGAAGTACCAGCCGCTGCATTCAATTTCACATTAAAGATATCAGAATTTGTAAAAACAAAGGCTCAACTCAGTAGGCTCAAATATCAAAATGAAGCATAGCAAATGTTCCATGCACCAAGTTTATTAAGGAGCAGCAGCTCCAAGCATCAACTTGCTGCAAAATACTGTGTCCTCAACAACATACTGTTCAGGTTCAGCAGTCCCAACTTAATCTCAAAAACTACTAAGTGCTGACATTTATATCTACTGATCGAATCAGACAGAGATATCTTTCAGAAGAAACGTGAGCACATCCCATGAACTACACAAATTACATAAAGGGGTTTGCGCAAGAGAAATTTTGCTAGCATCACAGCTAATCAGCTAGGACGTAGCATCCATCCACACAGCACAAGCCGCAAGGGAGCTGAACGGAACCAATCAGCAGTCCATCACCATACTAAAAGGTGGTAAAACTACTAATTTAACAGCAACACCTCGTTTATGATCATGGCTGCCGTAGTTCAGGTATACTACAGCTACAAATCAACTCCTCATCTCCTCCCCCCACAATAGAAAAGGGAATCATTATCGCTTAAAGTAATAGAAGCATGCAAGCCATCGCAAGGGCAGACAACGCCGAATCAAACAGAAACAGAAACAGAGTATAAGGGGGAAACAGCTCCCGATATCGCCAATCACCCCACCAGGGCTCTCCCTCCCACAAAAACCTCTCGATGCTAACTACTAGCTTGTACGGCGACCAAACAAGCGAGCAAGGAACAGAAGGCCGCTCTCTCTGCACCCACCGCGCCGATCGCGGCATCGCGCGATCGAGCAACCGAACCGCAAAAGGGCCACTAAAACCCTAAGCCGCTGCCGAACCGATTGCAGAGCACAGACCAAACCGCGAGGTGCATTGCTAGCGTACGTACCGATCTCCTCGGGGGAGGAGAAGGTGCGCTCCCCCGTGGGCTTGTGCTTGAACTTGCCCTTCGCCATGGACGCGGGCTGCGCttgcggaggtggcggcggcggcaagcccTGCAGCAGCTGCTTCGGCGCGTGGGTGGTGGGCTGGTGGCCTTCTGGGGGTTCTCGCCGCGGGGGTTTCGGTTGGCTTTATTGGCTTGCGAGTGGCGAGGAGTTGGGACCGAACCGACTCGGAAGCCGCCGCCAGCCCGATCGCCGTGGCCGCTACGAATCCCCCCTGGCTCTGGTCGTAGTCGAGTCCGAGTTTTGAACAGACACGTAGCTTTGACCGCCAGGAAGCTGATTTTTCGTTTCACCGTACTTGGATTTGGGAGTACTAGATTAGGGCAAGTACAATAGTTTAGACAGCTGCTGTCTTTTTTGTCACGCATAGACAGTCAAATAGATAGATT from Panicum hallii strain FIL2 chromosome 3, PHallii_v3.1, whole genome shotgun sequence encodes:
- the LOC112887265 gene encoding 28 kDa heat- and acid-stable phosphoprotein-like, giving the protein MAKGKFKHKPTGERTFSSPEEIAAGTSADRPRTFKKQGENDVYDRRGEPEQEEESEDFAKPKYKGTEGLIEIENPNLVKPKNIKPKDIDIGKTTDMSRREREELEKQQSHERYMKRQEQGKTEQARKDLERLTLIRQQRAEAAKKREEEKAAKEERKAEARK
- the LOC112887444 gene encoding uncharacterized protein LOC112887444; translation: MAMDMDSEPSTPTQPSYFSGCMASPAWLPPGVRRSPARFQLLARGGDDAGRGGRRAWRGLLRRLVRESKSICSNACRAPAAAATFKYDADSYAKNFDSGRWRPCAANAGGGHALSPLPGGRPVDQSRSES